CATGTTGACAGagctgttataaaattattttttattttattatatcttgtaatatttaatatgtaaaaattcattaaactTTTTGTTAGCGATCGCATAAAAATCATTACTTATATTACCGTCCGTTCAATCATCGTTTATCTGTCAACAAGGCCGATATTTGTTTTGGTTACATAGCCGTTTCTTTCAAAGTTCTAAACAAGCGCTCTGTGCCCCTCTCGAGCCACCAAGGCAAAACCAAGCAGCGTATATAAAGCGCTTCCTCGATTCCGGAGCCAGAAGTTCTTTGAATTTGATACGAAgcgaaaaaaggaaaattaagaTAGAAAACGTTCGAAAAGTCGCGAGTGTTCGATCTCAGACTCACATAAGGTGGTCTTATGTAgtgaatttattagaaataaacgCATTTCTAAACTTGTAAATTTGTTGAGTGCAACCGGACATTTTTTCGCGACATCTCTCGATATTCTATTGCCTTCTCCAATTTTCCGTTTTTCTGCCTATCTCTGTCTCTCAGAGTTCTTGCTCACTTTCCGAGATCGTCGTTTCGCGCAGCGGACGACAACAAGtctttctatctctttttATCTTACGTTCCTCTCAACGTTCTCTATCGCTCTAATCCGCTACCTAATCACCGCAATCGACACCTGCATTCATTCAGAGTGCTTCCAGCGCCTCTTTATTAAGTTCCAACATATAAACCAGCTCCAGCCTTGGTTTCGCGAACATAGAACtttggtccttcgagccggattAAGGTGCATCAGTTTTTTCGGTAATCTAAACGGTAGTGTAAACTAAGTGACTTTTGAATTAAACATGAGTGAAGCGCTCGTGAAGCAGCTGTCGCTGCTTCGTCTCATAAGTCGCTCGTtagacaattttaaaaaaattggtaaAAACAATTACAACGCTGCAAAGATTCGCGCGAGAATTTCCGCGCTTAAAGAAACATGGGCGCAATGCTTGCAGACTCACGCAGCCATTGTCCTCAGCACTCCAGAAATTAAAAGAAGCGAGCTCGACTACTTCAAAAATCAGATGTTCGACgaatattacgatatttatCAAACAACGCTCGAATACATAACCGAATGTCTCAAGGACATTGAACCTGTGGTCGCGCCTGAAGCAGCCGGTCATGGTAATAAACAGTGTGAGTCGTCTTTATCGTTATCTCATTTGCCACCGATCAATATTCCGCCGTTCTCAGAAAAGTTTGAGGACTGGGAGAGTTTTCGTGACCGATTCACGTCACTCATTATCGCGAACAGAGACTTATCCGCCTTTGCGCGAATGCATTTTCTGACCTCGAGTCTTACAGGCCGCGCTCTGGAATCGCTAAAGAGCATTCCGGTTACCGCGGATAATTTTGACATCGCTTGGCAGACTCTCGTCTCACGATATGAAAATAAACGTCGATTAATAGAGATTCATGTTTCGGCTCTCCATAATTTACCAAGTGTCTCGCGTAAAAATGCATTCGAACTAACTGATCTTCGAGACAAAGCAAATCGTGCGATCGCGTCGCTCCGAAATATGCACCGTTTATCCGAAGAGATTCTCAGTGACATGCTCGTCCACTGCCTGACTCAAAAATTGGATCCCGCTACACGGAAAGCCTGGAAGCTGAAAGAAGGCGACGATCGTGAAATACCAACGTATGAAGATCTCGACAAATTTATTGCGTTTCGCTCTCGCGCTCTCGAGGAGCTTACCTCTCCCCACGCCGTAAAATCGTCGCGATCACCGAAAGTCCTGAGCGCTACGACTTCCGCGACATTACCTACCGCGTGTCCTCTCTGTAAAGAATcgcattttattaacaaatgcccgcaatttattaaaaagagtCCCAGCCAACGATTAGAGACAATAAAACAAGCAAAGCGATGCATCAATTGTTTGAGCGCGAAACACGCAACGCCTGCATGCCCCAGCAAATATTCTTGCCGAACATGCCAGGCGAAGCATCACTCAATGCTTCACAGCGATTCTACGGCATCTCCGATCCCGAAGGCTGCGCCAACCTCCGCAACCTCACCGATCGAGAAAATAGAACCCGCTCCCGTGAATGCCTTATTCTCCACTTTACGAATTACTTCAAGACCGTCTGTTCTCCTCGCGACAGCGCGTGTTAGAATCGGATCTCCATCGGGTCGCTATCTTGTAGTGCGAGCGTTGTTAGACCAAGGGTCCGAAGTGACCTTTATAACGGAGCGACTAGTGCAAAGTTTAAGATTACGTCGAATCAAAACTCCTATATCCATCTCTGCCGTCGGATGCGTTAATGCCGGCACGTGTCGGTACGCGGTCAATATTCAGCTCTGCCCGTGCGATTCAATCCGTCCGGTTCTCATGTCTACCGCGTTTGTTTTACGCTCATTGACGAACTATTCTCCAGCGCCGGTGTCACCCGAAGTCCACTGGAGTCATCTCGCCGATCTGAAACTCGCAGATCCAGACCCAGTGAACGCCGACCTCATTGATGTCATTATCGGCGCGGACTTATTCAGCGACTTACTCCTCGACGGAATTCGAAAAGGCGAGCAAGGTCAGCCCATCGCTCAAAACACAATATTCGGATGGGTGATCTCCGGCCCTACGTCCACTAAAAGTGTGTCGCGAAAATTCACAGTGCAACACTGCTCGAGCTCGCTCACTCTCGATCAAGAGCTCCGTAAATTTTGGGAGGTTGAAGAGATACCTCGACAAATATCGCTAAGCCCGGAAGAACAACAGTGCAAGGAGCATTTTCGCGCTATGCATTCTCGCAATTCCGACGGGCGCTATATCGTCCGTCTTCCGTTCAAAAAGGGCCCCCCAATCGCAATCGGCAAATCGCGCAATACAGCCGCATGTCTACTCCGATCGCTGCGTCGTCGACTGAGCACGAATCTCGGCTTGAAAGAGGCATATTTCGAATTTCTCCGCGAATATGAAGAGCTCGGACACATGCGAAAGGTTACGACCGCCTCGGCACCCTCTTGTCAACACGTATACATTCCGCACCACCCTATTATTCGTGAGAGCAGTAGCACCACTCGACTCCGAGTTGTATTTAACGCGTCCAGTCGCACCTCGAATAATACCTCTCTAAACGATCATTTGCTCACTGGGCCCAAATTACAAGCCGACTTAGCAGCCGTCATACTGCGCTGGCGACAGTGTCGATACGTTTATTCCGCCGacattgcaaaaatgtatCGCCAAATCCTGGTTGATCCTCGCGACGTCGATCACCAGCGCATTATCTGGACCGATAGCTCCAACGAATGCGACCAGGAATTTCAGCTTTTGACAGTTACGTACGGAACTGCATCCGCTCCGTTTTTAGCACTGCGCGTGCTGCAGCAACTTGTGCGCGATGAGGGTCACGAGTTTCCGTTAGCTGTTCAAGTCCTGCAGGACAACACCTACGTGGACGACGTCCTGTTCGGAGCTGACGACATACCCCTTCTGCGACAGATTCGCGATCAAGTTTGCGCAGTGTTAAGTCGGGGTAAGTTCGATTTACGCAAGTGGTCGAGCAATTCATACAAGCTGCTAAGTGATATAGCGGAAGAGAATCACGGCCTCGCCTGCAGCAAAACGTTGCAAACTGACGAGCAGCTTAAAATTCTCGGCATCAGCTGGAACCCGACTCTCGATGCATTTCAATTCAACGTGTCGCTTCCCGCATCGATTCCAAAAACCAAACGCACGATCCTCTCCACAATCGCTAAAATTTTTGATCCATTAGGATGGAGTGCTCCCGTCACCATCGCGGCAAAAATCTTCTTACAGCACTTATGGCAACAAAAGGTCGACTGGGACGAGGCAATTCCACCCGCACTTGCGTCTCAATGGGAAACTATTCAATCGTCACTCAACGATATAAATGGTCTTCAGCTGGAACGTTGGATCCAACGCGGCGCCGATACAACGCATTGCGAGATTCACGGATTTGCCGACGCGTCCAATGCCGCCTACGCTGCGGCAGTTTATATCCGACTCATATCTCTCTCAGGATACGTCACAGTAAGGTTATTAGTGGCCAAATCTAAAGTCGCACCAGTGAAGACGCTCAGCATACCCCGATTGGAGCTATCTGCTGCGGTACTACTGTCTCGCCTCGTGGAATTCGTGCGCAGCTCGCTATATCTCGGCACCGTACCCTGTCACTGCTGGACCGATTCCACCGTCGTACTCGCATGGATAAACCAACATCCCTTCAAATGGAAGACATTCGTATCCAATCGAGTCTCGGAGGTTCAATCACGGCTACCCTCAGCCTCATGGCGACACGTGCCAACAGCCGATAATCCCGCCGATTGCGCCTCCAGAGGCATCTCGGGCAATCTGTTATTGTCACACCATTTATGGTGGCAAGGACCTGCGTGGTTGCGCCTCGCAGGCGCGGACTGACCCTCTCAGGTCGATCCGGCAGCTCTTGAAACAGACCACGACCAAATCATCACGCGACTACTCACTTAGCGAAGTCCGTCGAGCCATGGGACTTAGCTTCCCGATATTCCTCATGGTCGAAACTCATAAGAATCACCGCGTACATAATGAGATACGCCTCTCAAAGCCGAAAACGCGCTACGCCTCGCAGCGCGCTCGAAAAAACTTCCATCGCGTTGTCAGCAAACGAATGCCGAACCGCTCGCGATTTCTGGCTCAAGCAAATTCAAAGCGAAGTCTTTCCCCGCGAGAAGACTACTTTATTGGTCAAAGGAGAGATACCAGCGAAAAGCGCCTTGTCTTCTCTCCACCCGTTCATCGGCGAAGACAAACTAATTCGCGTTGGCGGGCGGTTATTCAACGCGAACCTTTCAACCTCAGCCAAACATCCGGTTGTGTTAGCGTCACATTCATTGGTCGTACTGATTATACGGAGTGCCCACCTAAGGTCACTTCACGCGGGCCTCCAATTAACTCTCGCTACCTTGCGTCGCGACTTCTGGATCTTACGCGCCAGAAACTTAGTAAAATCCGTAGTTCGCTGCTGCGTGGTCTGCACCCGCGAAAAGGCCGCAACGCCCGTCCAGCTGATGGGAAACTTGCCTCAGGTACGCGTCACTCCGCCGGCACGCGCATTCTCTCATTGTGGCATAGATTACGCCGGCCCTATGCTCGTACGCCCGATGTCCGGTCGCGGCATCGCTTCCAGAAAAGCATACATTGCCGTATTCGTCTGTTTAGCCACATGCGCCCTTCATCTCGAACTAGTCGACGGGTATTCTACTTCCGCCTTTTTGAGCGCATATCAGCGATTTTGTGCACGACGAGGACTGCCTAGCTCCATGTATTCCGATAATGGACTCACCTTCGTCGGTGCCGACCGCGAACTCACCGTAGCATTTCGCGCGGCCCTACGAAATCCAGAATTTCAAAATCGCACAGCAGCCGATCACATAACATGGCATTTCATTCCGCCATCAGGGCCTCATTTCGGCGGATTATGGGAAGCCGGTGTCCGAAGCGTCAAACACCACCTGCGCCGAGTGGCGGGATCTCACACCCTGACCTTTGAGGAAGCGACCACTCTCCTATGTAACATCGAAGCATGCTTAAACTCGCGGCCGCTCGCGCCTCTGACCGATACATTGGATGACTATGAACCGCTAACACCCGGACATTTTCTCATCGGCGCTGCGCTCACCACGAGCCCAGAGCCCTCCGTCCTCCACATCAACGAGAATCGCTTATCGCGCTGGCAAATCGTCCGGCACCTGACTGAGCGTTTTTGGAAAATCTGGCAGGCGGATTATGTCAACACTCTCCAGCAAAGAATGAAGTGGAAAAAGCTATCACCAGACGTGATTCAGCCGGGTAGGCTTGTATTATTGCGAAATCAGCAGCTCCCTCCATGTAAATGGGAGCTCGGACGAATTACTTGTTGTCACGCCGGCACGGATAGCCTGGTGCGAGTCGTGACTGTCAAAACAGCATCTTCCGAATACAAGCGCCCGATCGCAAAAATCTGCCTGTTGCCGATTGACATCGAGAAGACGGACGCGCAAGCCGCACGTCCTGTTTAGATTATTGTAACGCACATACCAGTCATCTCGACCCTTGTtcaagaaagtttttttttttttttttataacttttattctttattttattatttctcgtcATTATCTATTACAAGTTCTTCAATGCCTATGCCTTATGTTTTCGAAACGACAATTTCGAGGCGGGCGGTATGTTAGCGATCGCATGAAAATCATTACTTATATTACCGTCCGTTCAATCATCGTTTATCTGTCAACAAGGCCGATATTTGTTTTGGTTACATAGCCGTTTCTTTCAAAGTTCTAAACAAGCGCTCTGTGCCCCTCTCGAGCCACCAAGGCAAAACCAAGCAGCGTATATAAAGCGCTTCCTCGATTCCGGAGCCAGAAGTTCTTTGAATTTGATACGAAgcgaaaaaaggaaaattaagaTAGAAAACGTTCGAAAAGTCGCGAGTGTTCGATCTCAGACTCACATAAGGTGGTCTTATGTAgtgaatttattagaaataaacgCATTTCTAAACTTGTAAATTTGTTGAGTGCAACCGGACATTTTTTCGCGACATCTCTCGATATTCTATTGCCTTCTCCAATTTTCCGTTTTTCTGCCTATCTCTGTCTCTCAGAGTTCTTGCTCACTTTCCGAGATCGTCGTTTCGCGCAGCGGACGACAACAAGtctttctatctctttctATCTTACGTTCCTCTCAACGTTCTCTATCGCTCTAATCCGCTACCTAATTACCGCAATCGACACCTGCATTCATTCAGAGTGCTTCCAGCGCCTCTTTATTAAGTTCCAACATATAAACCAGCTCCAGCCTTGGTTTCGCGaacacttttaatataaaaaagttttaaataattaaattttctttagtttTTGCACGTTTATACTTATACTTGttatgacataaaatataataaaatgctttATATTGAGGAAAGGttacgtaaataattttaattgtataataaaatttccaaatttgttCAACATCTGTTATAAAAACATGCAAATTACACATAAAACTggtaattgcaaaaaatattattaataaaatgacagTATATTGTTACGCCTGTGCTTTTCGCCGCTGATGTTGTGTTACGGCTGACGgatcgatcgataatatcgatcgatccgtcagctgtaacacacagcatcagcggcgaaaagCACAGGCGTAACAATATCAAAGCTTCAGAGTCAAAAGTcttcattttctattttatactGAAAGTACAGCAGCAAGTACAAAAGCAAACtacaattttaagaaataaagatattacaaTGTTAACAAATGAAGAGAAAATCAATTGACTAATAATAACCATCGctctatacatatttcaattgagggcgcggatcaaagaactcgctctgcgctcgaaatcgtgtaaaaaCATTGTCCAAACCtctcagagcatgaaaattttgaaagttgcaaaattaatttttctaataatataggcttgtagagaatggcgagacggaacttttttctatttgcagttttttggttcgatgcttatttttaataataaaaattgaaaactgaaaaatttttatccccaaattcaataagattttaagatataaatcgtcgtaatttggccatatcttgttgaaattgtttgaaatttggtatatgcatgcagtatagtctagcgatgcctacaaaacaataaagaagctgaaaatcgcctattatttaataataattaattggaaATTGAGGCTAATCGGTAACcacgtttttttagtttcgccgacaaaaagtatcgagggaacttgaagtttgaaacaacttccagtgagacatttgttcctcactattgaaggaagatttctggaaattttcagatcgattcattgaaaatgtgcggaaatatgcattttgtaagaaaacatGCGGCGCCGCCAATGATAGCTCCGTGACCGCTGAGCACCATCAGACAGCGTACTCGCCGTTCGGCTTTCcaggactcgattttataatgattttttacaattttaactattgttatttgttaaattactatTGTTCTACAGACCGCGTCTCTGGAGTGtgtgtgaaatatttcaaaataacaataataaaagtatttaattaaggaaccatataaataatagttcatttcaatatttcgtgGGGAGTGAGCGattgttcaaatgtataaccattaaaaaatcattataaaatcgagtcctgCAAAACCGAACGGCGAGTACGCTGCCTGATGGTGCTCAGCGGTCACGGAGCTATCATTGGCGgcgtcgcatgttttcttacaaaatgcatatttccgcacattttcaatgaatcgatctgaaaatttccagaaatcttccttcaatagtgaggaacaaatgtctcactggaagttgtttcaaacttcaagttccctcgatactttttgtcggcgaaactaaaaaaacgtggttaccgattggcctcaatttccaattaattattattaaataataggcgattttcagcttctttattgttttgtaggcatcgctagactatactgcatgcaTATAccaaacaatttcaacaagatatggccaaattacgacgatttacatcttaaaatcttattgaatttggggataaaaatttttcagttttcaatttttattattaaaaataagcattgaaccaaaaaactgtaaatagaaaaaagttctcgtcattctctacaagcctatatttaaaaaaattaattttgcgactttcaaaattttcatgctctgagaTGTTTGAACAATGtttttacacgatttcgagcgcagagcgagttctttgatccgcgccttcaattacaattaatacatatCAAACATACATAATTGTCATATGTCGTTTAGCAAAAGTGAAATATAATTGAACTGAAAAATGGTTACGCAAAGCTCAATTACTTGACTTTAATGAAATGTAATAACATTTCTTGTTACTTGTAACTAGTTTATTATGAAATGTTGTCATCTcagttttaattgtaattgaaatatgtatagagCGATGCTAATTAGTCAAAATATCCTgaatataacagaaaaaaaattagtatttatggaatgttatataaaatttaaaaccaaAAATGAAGTTTTGACTCTAAagctttttttcatatattgcaattaaaaataaatcagtattttaatatttatttataaattgcttcACAATCGTTTTATCATTATGGAGACTTTCATAATCAAGCTATTGAATTGTTTTATTGTAActagaaaatacaaatattaatcgaTGTTGAAGCAATTCCTTTAAATCATGATCAATAACTCACCTCTTTTTAAATCCTTTTCTTAGAGAAAGTCTGCGAGCAGTAAGATTTAGTCTGCCTCTCTTCAAGTATCTTCCCATTTCCAATAAAATTgtctaataattaatcactAATAATAACGTATAATTGTCTAATTGTCTAATAATGAATTGTCTAATTGTCTAATAATCACTAATCCAATAATCACTAATAAGTCACTAATTCACAAAACTCACAAAAAATCACAGATAAAATATGAACACGGTACATTTCTAATAGcgttttgataataaataaaggcTCACGGCATGTGCAGGCACAACACATGTATGCTCTACTGTTTTTAAATGCAGTAGCGGACATAGTATTGTACGGTGCCTAAAACTCGAATGTTACTTTAActttttgcacaaaaaaaattatacacggACTTTAAAAGTGTCCAGAATAATATGTTCAAtagatttacaaaacaatgaaataataaaaaagaaaaatacatataattttatacattgattgttaattgcaaatattgagcacaaacaaatttcattttatagcttagcaatatttctattatttaatctgtttatatcaagaaattgtaatttgaaaaaagaaagaacatgACATTTCTTTACTGCAATCATGTGCTCTGTTGtaactttacattttttttcatatttttctatttgtaatACGCAAGAAGCAGAAGAATGAGAAGCAGCGAGCGagcaaaaaatgttatatatataacttttttatctaataatgtCTATTTTAATCAGAAAAAATCTGCATACTGCAaagctattaaaatttattcacttaTACGAAGTACTTGCAATTAGCAAccaatgtacaatattattattaatttaattaatatcatgaaatttatataattacaatattaaatttaaatatgcctTATGCATATAAGCATCAGTGTTGTGAATctgtgaaaaaatatgtacacgGGTGTCTGAACGGGTTGTTGGGCAGCCACCTCAACGGACTGTCGGCCAGGCATCTCCTGGACGGGAGACACGTGCACGTGTGGCGAACCACGTGTTCCCTGTACAGGAGATGCCTGGCGTGTCGTTCTCGCACGAGAGATTTGACCCTCAGtgaagaaatatataccaaagtgtgtgttaaaattattgtgtaaaaatgATTATGCAATTGTCGTCTGCATTGTTGCCGGTAAAGCCCTATACGCACGTAATTGAGAACCGCTATGTATGCTGCGCAAAGGGCTCTGCGCAGCCATGTGCACGATGGGCTTGGCTCGGCCCGGCATTCTTCCCGCTCACTTCCCGACCGTGTGCCCTGCCGCTACCATGATGGATAGGCGAAGCGTGACTCGAAAGTGTAAGtacttttattgtttcattattaacgtattacatatatattgtgtgcaaaaataaagttatttaatatacaaatttttctgttaCAGCCAGAAGTGAGGGTCAAATCTCTCGTGCGAGAACGACACGCCAGGCATCTCCTGTACAGGGAACACGTGGTTCGCCACACGTGCACGTGTCTCCCGTCCAGGAGATGCCTGGCCGACAGTCCGTTGAGGTGGCTGCCCAACAACCCGTTCAGACACCCGTTCAGGTGCAGGAAGTCATCGAGGTGCCTGCCCGACAACCCGTTCAGGCGCCTACCCGACAATTCGTTCAGGCGTCTACACGACAACCCGTTCAGGCGCCTACTCGACAACCCGTTCAGGCGCCGAAATTATGCCACAGAGGTGGCACAACACAACACATGGTCAGAGAgcaaagcaaaatatttttgataaggtaattatttcatatttttatttattgagtaTGCACGTGTGCGTATACATGTGTGCATGTACAATATGTGTGCGTGTACACATGTACATGCAagatagatagatatatagataaatagatagatagatagatagaatgagagggagagagagagagagagagagagagagagagagagagagagagagagagagagagagagagagagagagagagagagagagagagagagagagagagagagagagagagagagagagagagagagagagagagagagagagagagagagagagagagagagagagagagagagagagagagagagagagagagagagagagagagagagagagagagagagagagagagagagagagagagagagagagagagagagagagagagagagagagagagagagagagagagagagagagagagagagagagagagagagagagagagagagagagagagagagagagagagagagagagagagagagagagagagagagagagagagagagagagagagagagagagagagagagagagagagagagagagagagagagagagagagagagagagagagagagagagagagagagagagagagagagagagagagagagagagagagagagagagagagagagagagagagagagagagagagagagagagagagagagagagagagagagagagagagagagagagagagagagagagagagagagagagagagagagagagagagagagagagagagagagagagagagagagacgtaaaattaatttttctatatatgtaaTGTTATGTATCTTTTGCAAAGAATCAACAACTTAATACGGAAAAAATTGCGCACGGCGCAGAAGAAAGCACAGAAGCAGACGATTCCAACACCAACGTGGTATCCTGCACCGTGCGCTCCGTCGCATACTCCATGTATTCGAGCATACGCTCCACCGTACACTGGACCGTACGGTGTAGCGTATGCTCCACCGTGCCCGCCACCGTGCCCGCCACCGTGCCCGCCACAGTATCCGCCACAGTATCCGCCACAGTATTTGCCACCGGCGTATAATACATCATACAATCCATACAGTTACTGGTAAAACAGTCATTACTATTTCTATTactaaaagaattttcttataaagattttattttttttttttttgacactGCAATGCTTTGTGTTATTCTTGTGTTATTCTTGACACTGCAATTCTTTGTGTTTCATTAATTTGGTTTCTAATATAGGTGTATCATTTTTgacatgttttttaataatttggtACCTATTTggttgtaatttattttcggTTAATTTtggtaaaactgtttttcgCACCGTGtgccatttttttaattattcattagttgcaaaataaaatatacttcctccattttattttatgatatatatgtcacctttatttttgtattgaaatttctatgcataaataaagacgaaatgtatactataatatagaataaaggaagtatattttattttgcaactaattaataataaaaaaaattgctcacGGTGcaaaaaacagtttttttttctgacaCTGCAATGCTTTGTGTTATTCTTGTGTTATTCTTGACACTGCAATtctttgtgttttattttttatttgtaatatagctgtataattttttacataatttgtaacaatttgGTACTTTTTTGATTGTAGTTTATTTTCAGTTAATTTtggtaaaactgtttttcgCACCGTGTGTCATTTTttagttgcaaaataaaatatacttccTCCATtctattttatgatatatatgtcacttttatttttgtattgaaaTTTCTATTCATAAATAAAGACGAAATGTATACTATAATATAGAATGGAggaagtatattttattttgcaactaataataaaaacaatgacGCACAGTGCGAAAAACAgtttgaaaccgtgtgagcttcggcggacgcggattagctcgccggaatccaggttcggtcggttgggggtatgtcaaataaaccaaatactcgtttatcagaaaaataatgaaacagtgtTTATTTAGAAAGATGTTGATACGATTTGCctcgaatgatctgctacaatgctcgtgcatacatgcgaagcgtgtgcaagatgaatttgaaatagtatataaattagccaaatatcggtgaagtaattaacaagtgatagcggaatagttctttaaagcggcgtgaaacGAATACAGAGTAGCGTGAAGATAAATGCGGAGTTTCGTtactggtaaaataattatttgagcaacggtggaataattattttaaagcggcgcaaaatataagtgaaagcaatgcaagatatcggcaaaggcgaaataattatttaagcaatggtgaaataattattttaaagcggcgcaaaatataaaagcgaAAGCACGTGGAAATAcatgcaagatatcggcaaaatgaaataattattcgagcggcggcgaaataattatttaaggcggcgtaaaataaatgcgaagcatacgtgaaaatcaatgcgaagtatcgtaataaagaaataattatttaagcaatggtgaaataatt
This genomic window from Linepithema humile isolate Giens D197 chromosome 5, Lhum_UNIL_v1.0, whole genome shotgun sequence contains:
- the LOC105669297 gene encoding uncharacterized protein, with translation MSEALVKQLSLLRLISRSLDNFKKIGKNNYNAAKIRARISALKETWAQCLQTHAAIVLSTPEIKRSELDYFKNQMFDEYYDIYQTTLEYITECLKDIEPVVAPEAAGHGNKQCESSLSLSHLPPINIPPFSEKFEDWESFRDRFTSLIIANRDLSAFARMHFLTSSLTGRALESLKSIPVTADNFDIAWQTLVSRYENKRRLIEIHVSALHNLPSVSRKNAFELTDLRDKANRAIASLRNMHRLSEEILSDMLVHCLTQKLDPATRKAWKLKEGDDREIPTYEDLDKFIAFRSRALEELTSPHAVKSSRSPKVLSATTSATLPTACPLCKESHFINKCPQFIKKSPSQRLETIKQAKRCINCLSAKHATPACPSKYSCRTCQAKHHSMLHSDSTASPIPKAAPTSATSPIEKIEPAPVNALFSTLRITSRPSVLLATARVRIGSPSGRYLVVRALLDQGSEVTFITERLVQSLRLRRIKTPISISAVGCVNAGTCRYAVNIQLCPCDSIRPVLMSTAFVLRSLTNYSPAPVSPEVHWSHLADLKLADPDPVNADLIDVIIGADLFSDLLLDGIRKGEQGQPIAQNTIFGWVISGPTSTKSVSRKFTVQHCSSSLTLDQELRKFWEVEEIPRQISLSPEEQQCKEHFRAMHSRNSDGRYIVRLPFKKGPPIAIGKSRNTAACLLRSLRRRLSTNLGLKEAYFEFLREYEELGHMRKVTTASAPSCQHVYIPHHPIIRESSSTTRLRVVFNASSRTSNNTSLNDHLLTGPKLQADLAAVILRWRQCRYVYSADIAKMYRQILVDPRDVDHQRIIWTDSSNECDQEFQLLTVTYGTASAPFLALRVLQQLVRDEGHEFPLAVQVLQDNTYVDDVLFGADDIPLLRQIRDQVCAVLSRGKFDLRKWSSNSYKLLSDIAEENHGLACSKTLQTDEQLKILGISWNPTLDAFQFNVSLPASIPKTKRTILSTIAKIFDPLGWSAPVTIAAKIFLQHLWQQKVDWDEAIPPALASQWETIQSSLNDINGLQLERWIQRGADTTHCEIHGFADASNAAYAAAVYIRLISLSGYVTVRLLVAKSKVAPVKTLSIPRLELSAAVLLSRLVEFVRSSLYLGTVPCHCWTDSTVVLAWINQHPFKWKTFVSNRVSEVQSRLPSASWRHVPTADNPADCASRGISGNLLLSHHLWWQGPAWLRLAGAD
- the LOC105669296 gene encoding uncharacterized protein, with amino-acid sequence MYSDNGLTFVGADRELTVAFRAALRNPEFQNRTAADHITWHFIPPSGPHFGGLWEAGVRSVKHHLRRVAGSHTLTFEEATTLLCNIEACLNSRPLAPLTDTLDDYEPLTPGHFLIGAALTTSPEPSVLHINENRLSRWQIVRHLTERFWKIWQADYVNTLQQRMKWKKLSPDVIQPGRLVLLRNQQLPPCKWELGRITCCHAGTDSLVRVVTVKTASSEYKRPIAKICLLPIDIEKTDAQAARPV
- the LOC137000127 gene encoding uncharacterized protein, which produces MCTMGLARPGILPAHFPTVCPAATMMDRRSVTRKSRSEGQISRARTTRQASPVQGTRGSPHVHVSPVQEMPGRQSVEVAAQQPVQTPVQVQEVIEVPARQPVQAPTRQFVQASTRQPVQAPTRQPVQAPKLCHRGGTTQHMVREQSKIFLIR